A region from the Halosolutus gelatinilyticus genome encodes:
- a CDS encoding helix-turn-helix domain-containing protein, whose protein sequence is MTSIADIEIPADGTGLSELFEAVPSLSCEMERVIASNGHGLWLSGAAQEELEEALADASAIGEYSLISSEGDRWLYDIQFDPDTLDVFEVVLEESGTVLSASASNRSWLLSIRFVDRESVSTLYDRLVDNDVSPTIVRLFDVTEETHSQCGLTARQYETLVAAIDHGYFEIPREVSMQELSEELDISHQALSERLRRAYRALVTSELNVSEEETTAPPIPTN, encoded by the coding sequence ATGACATCCATCGCAGACATCGAGATTCCGGCGGACGGCACCGGTCTGAGCGAGCTCTTCGAGGCGGTCCCCTCACTGAGCTGTGAGATGGAGCGCGTCATCGCCTCCAACGGGCACGGGCTGTGGCTGTCCGGCGCTGCCCAGGAGGAACTCGAGGAGGCACTGGCGGACGCATCCGCGATCGGCGAGTACTCGCTGATCAGTTCGGAGGGCGACCGCTGGCTGTACGACATCCAGTTCGACCCCGACACGCTCGACGTCTTCGAGGTCGTCCTCGAAGAGAGCGGCACCGTACTGAGCGCGTCCGCGTCGAACCGGTCGTGGCTGCTCAGCATTCGATTCGTCGATCGCGAGAGCGTCAGCACCCTCTACGATCGACTCGTGGACAACGACGTCTCGCCGACGATCGTTCGACTGTTCGACGTCACCGAGGAGACCCACTCGCAGTGCGGGCTCACGGCCCGCCAGTACGAGACCCTCGTTGCGGCGATCGACCACGGCTACTTCGAGATTCCGCGCGAGGTCTCGATGCAGGAGCTCTCCGAGGAGCTCGACATCTCGCACCAGGCGCTGTCCGAGCGGCTCCGCCGCGCGTACCGGGCGCTCGTGACCTCCGAACTCAACGTCTCCGAGGAGGAGACGACGGCACCGCCCATCCCCACGAACTGA
- a CDS encoding enoyl-CoA hydratase/isomerase family protein: MNVDSADGVLRLTFDRPGVLNAITTETAARLADAIEDASPEEYHAILITGEGDAFSAGGDIEAMAEGPAGPQAAYDEVTETFGRVVEAMLECPVPIVAKVNGDAVGAGLAIVALSDIAYAAEDATFSCAFVRVGLIPDTGGTFMLPRVVGLRAAKKLAFTGEFFDADRAADLDLVNEAVPADALDERVDETIDQLRERPTEIVGMMKQAMHENMARHWSEALDYENLLQVQARTSEAHAEGVSAFLEDRGREFDP, translated from the coding sequence ATGAACGTCGACAGCGCGGACGGCGTACTGCGGCTCACGTTCGATCGACCGGGCGTCCTCAACGCGATCACGACGGAGACTGCGGCCAGGCTGGCCGACGCGATCGAAGATGCGTCACCCGAGGAGTACCACGCGATCCTCATCACGGGCGAGGGCGACGCCTTCAGCGCCGGGGGCGACATCGAGGCGATGGCCGAAGGACCGGCCGGGCCCCAGGCGGCGTACGACGAGGTCACCGAGACGTTCGGTCGCGTCGTCGAAGCCATGCTCGAGTGTCCCGTTCCGATCGTCGCGAAGGTAAACGGCGACGCGGTCGGCGCGGGGCTGGCGATCGTCGCGCTCTCCGATATCGCCTACGCCGCCGAGGACGCGACGTTCTCCTGTGCGTTCGTACGCGTCGGCCTCATTCCGGACACCGGCGGGACGTTCATGCTGCCACGCGTCGTCGGCCTGCGGGCGGCGAAGAAGCTCGCGTTCACCGGGGAATTCTTCGACGCCGATCGGGCGGCCGACCTCGATCTGGTTAACGAGGCGGTCCCCGCCGACGCCCTCGACGAACGGGTCGACGAGACCATAGACCAGTTGCGCGAGCGGCCGACCGAGATCGTCGGCATGATGAAACAGGCGATGCACGAGAACATGGCCCGCCACTGGTCGGAGGCCCTAGACTACGAAAACCTGCTGCAGGTTCAGGCCCGCACCTCGGAGGCCCACGCGGAGGGCGTCAGCGCCTTCCTCGAGGACCGGGGGCGCGAATTCGACCCGTGA